From Oscillospiraceae bacterium CM, a single genomic window includes:
- a CDS encoding winged helix DNA-binding protein: protein MPNHESISKNISITLYEAYKTYNKRLSSLFSKEGYGEITANSCQYLHMVSVLNQYENSATITGLSNRLGVKKSSVIQMVNNLLKSGYLTKKNKDADRRGFALELTEKGLEILRHEEVFSNNFLNYFCDTLSPEEMQALESIAKKISAKIHKETI from the coding sequence ATGCCTAACCATGAAAGCATCTCAAAAAACATTTCAATAACCTTGTACGAAGCTTATAAAACATACAATAAGCGTTTAAGCAGTTTGTTCAGCAAAGAAGGATACGGTGAAATAACAGCAAATAGCTGCCAGTATCTACACATGGTATCCGTGCTGAATCAATATGAAAACTCGGCAACGATAACCGGCCTCTCCAATCGATTGGGGGTTAAAAAGTCCTCAGTTATCCAGATGGTCAACAATCTGCTTAAATCAGGATACCTGACAAAAAAGAACAAGGATGCGGATCGAAGGGGGTTCGCGTTAGAGCTTACCGAAAAAGGTTTGGAAATACTCAGGCATGAGGAAGTGTTTTCAAACAACTTCCTCAATTACTTCTGCGACACGCTTTCCCCGGAAGAAATGCAGGCTCTTGAGAGTATCGCAAAAAAAATCTCCGCGAAAATCCATAAGGAGACAATATGA
- a CDS encoding cysteine-rich KTR domain-containing protein: MAKINWILCPVCQNKTRLKIREDTVLENFPLFCPKCKQETLIMVKQLNMSVIKEPDAKTQSR; encoded by the coding sequence ATGGCAAAGATTAATTGGATTCTGTGCCCTGTTTGCCAAAATAAGACAAGGTTGAAAATCCGTGAGGATACGGTACTTGAAAATTTTCCTCTGTTCTGTCCGAAATGCAAACAGGAGACGCTAATCATGGTAAAACAACTTAATATGTCAGTTATCAAAGAGCCAGACGCTAAGACGCAGAGCCGATAA
- a CDS encoding IS110 family transposase: MTAVGVDVSKGKSTVAIRRPGGEIVMTPITVLHTAEGPDKLIDTLRSVEGEIRIVMEHTGMYWRPIALALKNAGFFVSVVNAMLIHDFSDNSIRKVKTDRADSLKIANYALTFWQELRDYSIEDENRQMLKIQSRLYERTLNSSVALRNGLISLLDQVFPGANKLFDEQRTKSGHIKWVDFVRRFWNKDCVAASSFSSFADTFQKWCKRTGYHFSLSDAERIHGIARNSVDMLTKNDSTKLLITQAVDSLNAVYDTLQILRNEMYRLASLLPEFEIVMSMQGAGKITGPQLMAEIGDVRRFTSKSALVAFAGVDAPPYQSGTFDSKSRHVSKRGSPHLRRALFTICSVVLQHADPENPIYQFMNRKRVEGKHFYVYTVAGGAKFLRIYYARVKEYLNALDAQADIVA; the protein is encoded by the coding sequence ATAACAGCGGTTGGCGTTGATGTTTCTAAGGGAAAGAGCACGGTCGCCATTCGTAGGCCGGGCGGCGAAATCGTAATGACACCTATCACCGTTCTCCACACGGCAGAGGGGCCGGACAAGCTCATTGATACGCTTCGTTCCGTCGAGGGGGAAATCCGCATAGTGATGGAGCACACCGGCATGTACTGGAGGCCGATTGCTCTGGCCCTTAAGAACGCGGGATTTTTCGTCAGCGTCGTGAACGCCATGCTGATCCACGACTTCAGCGACAACTCAATTCGTAAAGTGAAAACAGATCGGGCCGATTCCCTCAAGATTGCCAACTACGCACTGACCTTCTGGCAGGAACTACGCGACTATTCTATAGAGGACGAAAATCGGCAAATGCTGAAAATCCAGAGCCGTCTGTACGAACGTACACTGAACTCCAGCGTTGCACTGCGCAACGGGCTTATCTCTCTGCTTGACCAGGTATTTCCCGGAGCGAATAAGCTCTTCGATGAGCAACGCACCAAGTCCGGGCATATAAAGTGGGTGGATTTTGTCAGGCGTTTTTGGAATAAAGACTGCGTGGCAGCCTCGTCCTTTTCCTCTTTTGCAGACACCTTCCAAAAATGGTGCAAAAGAACCGGATACCATTTCAGCCTTTCGGATGCCGAACGCATTCATGGTATTGCCCGCAACTCGGTTGACATGCTTACAAAAAATGATAGCACGAAGCTGTTGATCACACAAGCGGTAGACAGCCTGAATGCGGTTTATGACACGCTGCAAATTCTTCGGAACGAGATGTACAGGTTGGCATCATTGCTCCCTGAGTTCGAAATCGTCATGTCGATGCAGGGCGCTGGAAAAATAACGGGGCCGCAGCTCATGGCCGAAATTGGAGACGTGCGACGTTTTACGAGCAAAAGTGCTTTGGTCGCCTTTGCCGGAGTGGATGCACCGCCTTATCAATCTGGCACCTTCGACTCCAAGTCAAGGCATGTCTCAAAACGCGGCTCGCCGCATCTTCGCAGAGCGCTGTTTACTATTTGCAGTGTTGTCCTCCAGCACGCTGATCCAGAGAATCCAATCTACCAGTTCATGAACAGAAAACGGGTGGAGGGGAAACACTTTTACGTCTACACTGTGGCAGGCGGAGCTAAGTTTCTGCGTATTTATTATGCCAGGGTGAAAGAGTATCTGAACGCTTTAGACGCCCAGGCAGATATAGTGGCATAA
- a CDS encoding ATP-binding cassette domain-containing protein — translation MGGFVIQTRNLSKKFKSQYAVNSLNMSVKKGDIYGLIGKNGAGKTTFIRLIMGLIYPTEGEIAMWGESSETALLEGRKRVGSIIETPAFHPNMNAKQNLEMVRLQRGIQGKDCIDRCLKDVGLEDTGSKKASRFSLGMKQRLAIGAALISDPEMLILDEPVNGLDPIGIVEIRELLKKINRERGVTILISSHILSEVYQMATCYGIMHKGELIEELTMYELNNKSRKYLQITVDDASKAAVVIEREFGTTNFEILPGSKIHLYDRTDNPGEVNRILNTNRIVVESIQLMGEDLEAYFLKSVGGTGNV, via the coding sequence ATGGGCGGGTTTGTTATACAGACCAGAAACTTAAGCAAAAAATTCAAATCTCAATACGCCGTGAATTCGTTAAATATGTCGGTAAAAAAGGGAGATATATATGGCTTGATCGGAAAAAACGGCGCAGGAAAAACAACGTTTATCCGGCTTATAATGGGCTTGATTTACCCAACTGAGGGAGAAATTGCGATGTGGGGTGAAAGTAGTGAGACAGCCCTGCTGGAAGGACGTAAACGGGTAGGCTCCATCATTGAAACACCCGCATTCCATCCCAATATGAATGCAAAGCAGAATCTTGAAATGGTAAGGCTTCAGAGAGGTATTCAGGGAAAAGACTGTATTGACAGGTGCCTTAAGGATGTTGGGTTGGAGGATACCGGCTCCAAAAAGGCGAGCAGGTTTTCCTTGGGTATGAAACAGAGGCTCGCAATTGGGGCGGCTCTGATATCAGATCCGGAAATGTTGATTCTGGATGAACCTGTCAACGGGCTAGACCCGATAGGGATAGTTGAAATCAGAGAGCTCCTTAAAAAAATAAACCGGGAGAGAGGCGTAACAATTCTTATTTCAAGCCATATTCTAAGCGAAGTCTATCAAATGGCGACATGCTACGGCATCATGCATAAGGGTGAGCTTATTGAAGAACTAACTATGTACGAGCTGAACAATAAAAGCAGGAAATACCTTCAAATAACTGTCGATGACGCATCAAAAGCAGCTGTTGTCATAGAAAGGGAATTCGGGACTACCAATTTTGAAATCCTACCCGGCAGTAAAATCCATCTTTATGACCGTACTGATAACCCCGGTGAAGTAAACAGGATTCTGAATACCAACCGGATCGTGGTGGAGTCAATCCAACTGATGGGAGAAGATCTGGAAGCATATTTTCTTAAGTCGGTAGGAGGCACAGGAAATGTCTAA
- a CDS encoding LysR family transcriptional regulator encodes MTIQQLKYIVEVADKGSITEAAKSLFVSQPSLSASIKELESEIKTTIFVRTNRGIVVSNEGADFLAYARQILQQVVLVEDRYINATPSKQRFSVSTHHYTFAANAFVDLIKEFGGDEYEFTLRETKTFEIIEDVKSLRSELGIIYLSSFNEHVIRKYLNEGNLLFSELFVAAPHIFICKENPLAGRSSVTLDDLENLPYLEYEQGEHNSFYFSEEILSTLNHKKTIKVSDRAAVVNLLIGINAYTISTGVFPSYLHGDDIIAIPLEVEEKIHVGVITHKDYIPTRLGEIYLSALKRIADELV; translated from the coding sequence TTGACCATACAACAGTTAAAATATATCGTTGAAGTAGCGGACAAGGGTTCCATTACAGAGGCGGCGAAGAGCTTATTTGTTTCTCAGCCAAGTCTGTCTGCTTCGATAAAAGAATTGGAATCAGAAATAAAGACGACAATTTTTGTCCGCACAAACAGAGGAATCGTTGTTTCAAACGAGGGAGCGGACTTCTTGGCCTACGCCCGCCAAATATTACAGCAGGTTGTTTTGGTTGAAGACAGATATATCAACGCCACCCCCTCAAAACAACGGTTTTCGGTTTCAACGCACCATTATACTTTTGCAGCCAACGCTTTTGTCGATCTGATCAAGGAGTTTGGGGGCGATGAATATGAATTCACTTTGCGGGAAACAAAAACCTTTGAGATTATTGAAGATGTCAAAAGTTTACGAAGCGAATTAGGCATCATCTATTTGAGCAGTTTCAATGAGCACGTGATTCGTAAATATTTGAATGAAGGCAATCTCCTTTTTTCTGAACTGTTTGTCGCGGCGCCTCACATCTTCATATGCAAAGAGAATCCTTTGGCGGGCCGTTCCAGCGTTACACTTGATGATTTGGAAAATTTACCATACTTGGAGTATGAACAGGGCGAACATAATTCTTTTTATTTTTCAGAAGAAATATTGAGCACTCTGAATCATAAGAAAACAATAAAGGTAAGTGATCGCGCGGCGGTAGTTAATCTTTTGATCGGTATAAACGCTTATACTATTTCTACAGGCGTGTTTCCATCATACCTGCATGGGGACGATATTATTGCAATTCCATTGGAGGTTGAGGAAAAAATCCACGTTGGCGTTATCACTCACAAGGACTATATACCGACGCGGTTAGGTGAAATTTACCTGTCTGCGTTGAAAAGAATTGCTGATGAACTTGTATAG
- the def gene encoding peptide deformylase yields MALREIRKFDDEFLRKKSRPVDKVDDRIREILGDMAETMYSIQNGGGLAACQVGILRRLVVADMGEGLLKLVNPKIVESEGEQLVIEGCLSYPGIWGKVLRPEKVIVEALDENGQAITVQASGELAKCLNHEVDHLDGIIFTDKVIEYVAIK; encoded by the coding sequence GTGGCACTAAGAGAGATTAGAAAATTCGATGATGAATTCTTGCGTAAAAAGAGCCGACCTGTTGATAAGGTTGACGACCGCATCAGGGAAATCCTCGGCGACATGGCGGAGACAATGTATAGTATCCAAAATGGCGGCGGCCTGGCGGCTTGTCAGGTGGGCATTTTACGACGCTTAGTTGTTGCCGACATGGGAGAAGGCTTACTTAAATTGGTCAATCCTAAAATTGTTGAATCTGAAGGAGAGCAGCTTGTTATTGAGGGCTGTTTGAGTTATCCCGGCATTTGGGGTAAAGTGTTAAGGCCGGAAAAGGTTATCGTTGAAGCCCTCGATGAAAACGGGCAGGCCATCACTGTACAGGCTTCCGGTGAACTGGCAAAGTGCCTTAACCATGAAGTTGACCACTTGGACGGAATCATATTTACGGACAAAGTTATCGAATATGTGGCAATCAAGTAG
- a CDS encoding GrpB family protein, with amino-acid sequence MKKHLSDMTLEELWELFPIFLTEHQPCWDAWYHEELCNLQQLLPAKEIVRISHIGSTAIKTIRAKPTVDILVETTPDSDWATVKDKLLQGGYLCMLENSRQISFNKGYTENGFAEKVYHLHLRREGDNDELYFRDYLLDHLQAAKAYEELKMNLWKKYEHDRDAYTESKTDFIRKYTQEAKKLYGKRYDQR; translated from the coding sequence ATGAAAAAGCATTTGTCGGATATGACTCTGGAAGAACTGTGGGAGTTGTTCCCAATCTTCTTAACGGAACACCAACCCTGCTGGGATGCCTGGTATCACGAGGAATTATGCAATTTGCAGCAGCTTCTGCCCGCAAAAGAGATAGTGCGGATCAGCCATATCGGCAGTACCGCTATCAAGACGATCCGGGCAAAGCCCACTGTGGATATTTTGGTTGAAACCACACCGGACAGTGATTGGGCAACCGTTAAAGATAAGCTGCTTCAAGGCGGATACCTCTGCATGCTGGAAAACAGCAGACAGATTTCGTTTAATAAGGGTTACACGGAAAACGGCTTTGCGGAAAAGGTCTATCATCTGCATTTACGGCGTGAGGGGGACAACGACGAGCTTTATTTCCGGGATTATCTGCTTGACCACCTTCAGGCGGCAAAAGCATATGAAGAGTTAAAGATGAATCTGTGGAAAAAGTACGAGCATGACCGTGATGCCTATACCGAAAGCAAGACGGATTTCATCCGGAAATATACGCAGGAGGCCAAAAAACTTTACGGGAAACGATATGACCAAAGATAA
- a CDS encoding class I SAM-dependent methyltransferase has translation MSNQNDIKIDFDRIAELEQNKWNHNNHYYNFLLRKIGKRRDDSLEIGCGTGEFCKLLALKSKQVTGIDLSPKMIEKAKKNSSVSNISFINADITDCDYVENSFDCIVSIATMHHLPYKAVLENAKQWLKIGGIILILDLYKSDTPADYFYSLIASPINVLMCLIKNKRIRQTPEEAEYWREHSKHDQFMTIKEIKRIAYEVLPGAKVKRRLFWRYSLVWNKKVKS, from the coding sequence ATGAGTAATCAGAATGACATAAAAATTGACTTTGACAGGATTGCGGAACTTGAACAAAACAAATGGAATCACAATAACCATTATTATAATTTCTTGTTGCGGAAAATTGGGAAGAGGCGCGACGATTCATTGGAGATCGGCTGCGGAACCGGTGAATTCTGCAAGTTGCTTGCTTTAAAAAGCAAGCAAGTGACCGGCATTGACTTATCGCCAAAAATGATTGAAAAAGCCAAGAAAAACAGCTCTGTTTCAAATATCAGTTTCATTAACGCCGACATCACTGACTGTGATTATGTAGAAAATTCGTTTGACTGCATTGTTTCCATAGCGACCATGCACCATCTTCCATACAAAGCGGTATTGGAAAATGCGAAGCAATGGCTAAAAATCGGAGGAATTATCTTAATTTTAGACCTGTATAAGAGCGATACCCCGGCGGATTATTTCTATTCTTTGATCGCGTCGCCGATAAACGTTCTGATGTGCCTGATTAAAAATAAAAGGATAAGACAAACTCCGGAAGAGGCTGAATATTGGAGAGAGCATTCGAAACACGATCAATTTATGACCATAAAGGAAATCAAAAGAATTGCATATGAAGTCTTACCGGGGGCAAAGGTAAAAAGGCGGTTGTTTTGGAGGTATTCTTTGGTCTGGAATAAGAAGGTGAAAAGCTGA
- a CDS encoding sigma-70 family RNA polymerase sigma factor translates to MAKINLRDYYPFYKTDFFVDVPDEVEIALLEAERLERNYIRRRFYNKAYYSLDAGDGIETDILFISLSPCEVYERKVTAEQLHAAIASLPDKQAKRIYAHYILSMSKAEIARAEGVAENAVKDAISRGLKRMEKYLKNTL, encoded by the coding sequence ATGGCAAAGATCAATCTGCGGGACTATTACCCGTTTTACAAAACCGACTTTTTTGTTGACGTACCCGATGAAGTTGAAATTGCCTTGCTAGAAGCTGAGAGGCTGGAAAGAAATTATATTCGCCGCCGCTTTTATAACAAGGCTTATTACTCATTGGACGCAGGAGATGGAATTGAAACCGACATCCTTTTCATATCACTTTCACCCTGCGAAGTGTACGAACGTAAGGTCACGGCTGAACAGCTACACGCGGCGATTGCCTCTTTGCCGGACAAGCAGGCCAAGCGTATTTACGCGCATTACATACTCAGCATGAGCAAAGCGGAGATTGCACGGGCAGAGGGCGTAGCGGAAAACGCTGTGAAGGATGCTATAAGCCGCGGACTAAAACGTATGGAGAAATATTTGAAAAATACTCTTTAA
- a CDS encoding helix-turn-helix transcriptional regulator, producing the protein MKNRVRQLREALGMTQEQLGEMVGTSRQAINAIETEKNEPSIWLAYDIAKVFDQPIENVFLFAESERKSRADISRGHVCGTKRD; encoded by the coding sequence ATGAAAAACAGAGTTCGACAGTTGCGCGAAGCGTTAGGCATGACACAGGAGCAATTAGGCGAGATGGTAGGAACATCGCGGCAGGCCATCAATGCGATAGAAACAGAGAAAAATGAACCTTCCATATGGCTTGCATACGATATAGCGAAGGTTTTTGACCAACCTATCGAAAACGTCTTTCTATTTGCAGAAAGTGAAAGAAAATCCCGCGCAGATATCAGCAGGGGGCATGTTTGTGGCACTAAGAGAGATTAG
- a CDS encoding helix-turn-helix transcriptional regulator, giving the protein MGAVIQAARLAHGITQTALAERIDVSLRTVIAIETGKRNPTFEVLYKVIRELNIPADLIFRPDYVHGTPEQEQFIREFRDADEQEQRIAIASARSIWRELRHDEK; this is encoded by the coding sequence ATGGGCGCTGTCATTCAAGCAGCCCGCTTAGCGCACGGTATAACGCAAACAGCGCTTGCTGAGAGAATAGATGTTTCTTTGCGAACCGTCATTGCCATCGAAACAGGAAAGCGCAATCCTACGTTTGAGGTTCTCTATAAAGTCATCCGAGAACTCAACATCCCGGCCGATCTTATTTTCCGGCCCGATTATGTACATGGCACGCCGGAGCAGGAACAATTTATCCGTGAATTCCGGGACGCCGACGAACAGGAACAGCGGATAGCTATTGCATCGGCAAGAAGTATCTGGAGAGAACTTCGACACGACGAAAAATAA
- a CDS encoding O-acetylhomoserine aminocarboxypropyltransferase/cysteine synthase codes for MRDETKCLHSGYTPKNTEPRVLPIIQSTTYVYDSTEDIGKVFDDPMKSLIYSRFGNPTVMAVEEKIADLEGGIGALCTTSGQAALLLSILNICSSGDSFISTTQIYGGAINLFSHTLKQLGIECIFVSGDADEEEINAAFRPNTKAVFSETLANPALSVLDIEKFAGIAHSHNVPLIIDNTFATPILCKPFQYGADIIVHSTSKYMDGHALQVGGAIVDSGNFDWARGDFPGLTGPDESYHGVTYTDTYGKRAYIVKARMQLMRDFGAYPSANSAFLLNLGLETLAIRMERYCENALTVAKYLEVSDKIEAINYPGLENNKYHGLVKKYLKGASGVISFVVKGGKENAVKFMDTLKLASNEVHVADIRTSVLHPASATHRQLSDKQLIAAGIDPGMVRLSVGLENVNDILDDIEQALKVIN; via the coding sequence ATGAGAGACGAAACAAAATGCCTGCATTCGGGATATACTCCCAAAAATACAGAACCGAGGGTCCTGCCCATTATCCAGAGCACGACCTATGTCTATGATTCGACGGAGGATATAGGCAAAGTTTTTGACGATCCAATGAAAAGCCTTATCTACTCACGCTTTGGGAACCCGACCGTAATGGCTGTAGAGGAAAAAATAGCGGATTTGGAAGGCGGTATCGGTGCCTTATGTACAACGTCAGGGCAGGCCGCTTTATTACTCTCAATCCTGAATATTTGCAGCTCAGGCGACAGCTTTATCAGTACAACCCAGATTTACGGCGGAGCTATCAATCTGTTTTCTCATACCTTAAAACAACTCGGTATCGAGTGCATCTTTGTAAGCGGTGACGCTGATGAAGAAGAAATTAACGCCGCCTTCAGGCCGAACACAAAAGCGGTATTCAGCGAGACGCTTGCCAATCCTGCTTTAAGCGTACTCGATATTGAGAAATTCGCCGGGATAGCCCATTCCCATAATGTACCGCTGATCATTGACAACACATTTGCGACGCCTATCCTTTGCAAACCCTTCCAATACGGCGCAGACATTATTGTGCATTCCACATCGAAATATATGGATGGTCATGCCCTGCAAGTAGGCGGTGCAATCGTTGACAGCGGAAATTTCGATTGGGCACGCGGAGATTTCCCCGGATTGACCGGGCCGGACGAGTCCTATCACGGAGTTACTTATACGGATACCTATGGAAAACGCGCTTATATAGTCAAAGCCAGAATGCAGCTAATGCGTGATTTCGGCGCATATCCATCTGCAAATTCTGCTTTTTTGCTGAATCTGGGGCTTGAAACGCTGGCTATACGGATGGAAAGATATTGTGAAAATGCCCTGACGGTCGCAAAATACCTTGAGGTCTCCGATAAGATTGAAGCAATCAATTATCCGGGACTTGAAAACAACAAATATCACGGCTTGGTGAAAAAATACCTCAAAGGGGCAAGCGGAGTCATTTCATTTGTTGTCAAAGGCGGAAAGGAAAACGCCGTTAAGTTTATGGATACATTGAAACTGGCTTCAAATGAGGTCCATGTCGCAGACATCCGGACCAGCGTATTACATCCGGCAAGCGCCACCCACCGTCAATTATCCGATAAGCAATTGATTGCGGCCGGAATAGATCCCGGTATGGTTCGCTTATCCGTCGGGCTTGAAAATGTCAACGACATTTTGGACGATATTGAGCAAGCGTTGAAGGTAATAAACTAA
- a CDS encoding AraC family transcriptional regulator yields MEWLERLNQSINYMEENLSGTISYEHAAQIACCSTFHFQRMFSYIAGIPLGEYIRRRRMTEAAFDLQNNGMKVIDTALKYGYESPTSFNRAFQSVHGVAPASARSESVTLKAYPRISFKISIRGDAEMNYKIETKNAFRIVGVKEHFLMDVEESFAKVPLFWQETVQAGMIPKLCGLIDKPPLGVMGVSSCMNGKDFDYYIAAASDKPVPDGMTEYEVPACTWAIFECIGPMPTAIQQLQTRIVSEWLPVSGYEYADAPDIEVYPEGDQAASDYKCEVWLPVVKKK; encoded by the coding sequence ATGGAATGGCTCGAGAGACTGAATCAGTCGATAAATTACATGGAAGAGAATTTAAGCGGTACAATTAGCTATGAGCACGCTGCGCAGATCGCTTGCTGCTCGACTTTCCACTTCCAGCGGATGTTTTCGTATATCGCGGGTATCCCGCTGGGTGAATACATTCGCCGCAGGCGGATGACGGAAGCGGCATTTGATTTGCAGAACAACGGTATGAAGGTAATTGACACGGCGCTGAAATACGGGTATGAATCGCCCACCTCGTTTAACCGTGCTTTTCAAAGCGTACATGGAGTTGCTCCGGCTTCCGCCCGTAGTGAAAGCGTAACTCTTAAGGCATATCCGCGCATCAGCTTCAAAATTTCAATCAGAGGAGATGCCGAGATGAATTATAAAATTGAGACAAAGAACGCGTTCCGGATCGTCGGCGTAAAAGAACACTTCCTCATGGACGTGGAGGAAAGCTTCGCAAAGGTGCCGCTGTTCTGGCAGGAAACAGTACAGGCGGGCATGATTCCAAAGCTGTGCGGGCTGATCGACAAGCCTCCGCTTGGTGTTATGGGGGTCAGCAGCTGCATGAACGGCAAGGACTTCGACTATTATATCGCGGCGGCGTCCGACAAGCCGGTGCCGGACGGGATGACGGAATATGAGGTCCCGGCCTGTACATGGGCGATATTTGAATGTATCGGCCCCATGCCGACCGCAATTCAGCAGCTGCAAACGCGGATCGTGTCCGAATGGCTGCCCGTATCCGGCTATGAATACGCCGATGCGCCGGACATTGAGGTCTACCCCGAGGGCGATCAGGCCGCTTCTGACTACAAATGCGAAGTCTGGCTTCCGGTCGTTAAGAAAAAATAA